Genomic window (Dyadobacter fanqingshengii):
GTGGCCACCTCAGCGCCGCAAGCCAACCTGGATCTTATCCTGACAAAAGTTCCGATCCGTTCACATCTGGGCTCCATAATGGCGAGCGAAAATGTGAAAAAGCACAAGCCGGATCCCGAAGTGTATTTGACCAGCGCGAAAAATCTGGGCGTCGAGCCCGATCAATGTGTTGTGTTTGAAGATTCTTTTTCCGGCGTTTCAGCTGCTATTAATGCTGGAATGCGTGTGGTCGGCGTATTAAGCTCTCATACCAAAGAAGAATTACCTCCCTGCAATCTTTACATTGAAAATTACAGGGAGATGACTTATCAGAAAATCAAAGCTTTGTTCTGAACCGGTTATAATGTGACCGCGTCTTTCACCGTCACATCGTAAGCGCCGGTAAGGACTTTTGCATTTCTTTTCAATTGCAGGAAGATCCTGTAACGTCCCGCTTTTGGAAAAGAATAAGGGAAAGAAATACGGTTGCCATGGTCCATGCCGGTCATGGCGCCGTCTTTTATGTCGTACATACCCATTTCAGTCATTAAAAAAACTTCCCTCTCTTCCATGGGCATAGCCTTTAATTTGGCCAGATAACGATCAATGCTATCTCTGAACATCGCGGGCGCAGGCGCTTTTGCAGTCGTTGCAGTGTCGGCCATGCGGTCTTTAAATGTCTGTTCGGCAGCCATTGCAAATGTTCCTGTTGGGTGTAAATGAATGTAAACCGAACCGTCCGTACGCACCACTGCCACATGTCCGGTCATGCCGAGATATGGTTCGGGATAACAAGCGCTGCCATCGGGATTGAAAAATTCAAATGTAAGCTGATACGGCTTTCCGGCATCCAATGGCTTGTTAGACATTCCCTCCCACACCGCATAGGAGCCGTCTTTAAAGACTGTTTTGGTTCCTGGTTTGCCACAAATGACAACATTCTCATCCAGTGGCACATTGCCCGGGGCATTAATAGGGTCAGTGACAACGTAAGTATCTTCTTCTGCTGTAACAAGCAAAGCTTTCGCGTCGCGTTGTTCGGGAATGTCAATGGTGTCTACAATGGTTTCAGCGAAGCCTGATCGCTGTACAATGTCGCTGTAAACGAGATATTTACCAGCCGGCAATTTAGGAAGGAATGCTTCGAATGTGGTGCTATCCTTGCGTTCGGGATGAATGTGCGCGAATGCGTCCAGTCCCGGCGTGCGCACGAGGAACGTATGCATAAGCTTGCCATGATCGGGGATCAATGTACTGAGCATGCTGCCCCGGCGCTGCACGTTCCAGCCTGTTGTATCGATCTTTAATTGAAAAACCCTTTGATCATTGGCTTGCAGAATAGCCGCGCTTCCTTTAATGGGTTTGTAAAGCCACTGTTTGTATTCGGCCGCCCAGCTATCCCACCAGCTGCTTCCTCCATATAAAATGAGCGAGCATATCACAGTTGCAATGCCCATATTTACCCAGCGTTTTCTTCTTTGAACGGGCGTTAATGTCTCCCCTGGCCTTAAAATCCCATCGCTGACGCTTGCGCCAATGGTTGTGATCATTAGTAAAAAGAGCAAAACACCCAAAATGCTCAGTCCAATGCCCAGATTTTTCGGCATGTCGCGCTCGGCGGTGGATACGGCAGCAATAGGGACAACAAGCTCGCCTTTGCCCTGATCGCCCTCAATTTGGATCTGTGCACCGGAAGAACCCGATTCCATTAGCCAAACCACTCCCTGAAACTGGCCTGTTTGTCCTGCCACTTGTGTAAGTTCATCCGGCGACGGCGCGCCTTTGTCCCCGGAATAAAAGTAAATGGGCCGGGCCAGGACTTTTTTAGCATTGCCATTTTCGACGAAAACAGTAATTTTTGCAGTTCCCGGAATAACGTCTGGCGGTTCAATGCTCACCAGCACTTTATATGGACCGGCCTGTCCCTGCATTTGCACGCCGGCGCTTCCTACGTGTGCTTTTGCAGTCACACAGACCGCCAAAAGCAGGATGATTAATATAAAATTTTTCATCGTTGAATTTTATGCATCCAGTTGCCCCAGGCCAAACCAATGCGTGTTGAAATCAAACTGGCGATCAATGCTATGCCCAATCCTTTTAATAATTCAGGCGTCGTTTCCACCATCCACGGGCCAAATTTGTAGCGATATTCCCAATCCGGGCTGTTCCCGAAATACCAGTAATGGCTTCCAAAAAACCAATTTCTCGCATAAGGTGATTCCATCAGAAATGACCCTAAAAACCATTGAAAAAAAAAGAAAACCAATAAAAAGGCAGTTCCTAAAATCACAGCCAGCTTCCAATCATTCATATAACCGTAACGATGGCGCAGGAAATCAATCGCAATGGCCGGAATGATGAGCAGCAACGGGAATTGGAAACCCTGATAATGATCGATATGATTCAAAATCGGGCCTAATTTCGGTTCGGCTGGAAACAAAGGGATGATCCAGAGTGTGAGCAGCATTAACGATGTATAAACGCCGGTTGCAGCAGTGATCGCCCATTTTTGGCGCACGGCTTTGCCTACTGCCATTAACAAAATTGGAAATGCTGCGGAGGAAAATATGTAAAGGCTCGAACGATGCATGCGCATGCGCCCAAGTTCTTCGGAAAGCAATGTATACCAAATGGTTAACAGAAAGCCAGCCGACAAAGCGAAAAGCCAGAACAATGTTTTATCCAGCGCTTTTTTCTTGTCGACAAATTGTGCCGAACGCAGTTTGAGCTGATTTTTGACCGCGATGACGCTGATCATTGCACCAAACTGAATGCCAATGATACCTAAAATCAGCACCGTATGAGGCGGTGAGAGAATGGTAACGTCCAGTCCGTAAGTGTTATGCCACCAGTCGTCGAATGGTGCAGAAGTAAGCATAGCCAATGCGCCCCAAACGCAAAAAAGAGATCCTAATGAGCTATAAAAAAAGCCCCAGATTTTCACGCTGGCTGCTTTTTCCAGATCCTTTCCCCAGAATGTTTTTCTCAAAATCTCAAACCCGGAAAAGAGACCGGCAACAACGGCGCCGAGATAAATAACGAGGTGTGGAGGAGACAAAAGTCCGTCACGGCCAATGCTCATATGCCAGCAAATGTCCCATATCAGGCCGGTAATGACGCAGAAGGACGCAAAAACTGTGGCGTAAATGTAGATAGGGATGTCAGGACTGGTATTAAGCCGGACAACCCGGCCTCCGACATTTGGCGGAGGGCCAATAGTAGTTTCCATAAAGTTGAGAAAGGATTTAATGCTTCAATATAATATTTATCATGCAGAACAGACAGTCGTCGAGTGCTTTACCCCTATTTTACACGAAAAAATACAATGTCAATGACTGAACGGCTTAGAATGGGCGCATTGCTTT
Coding sequences:
- a CDS encoding HAD family hydrolase; this encodes MKEEIAVIFDMDGVICHTNPYHSMAFREFFSKRDLSPTDEEFAMHMFGKSNSYILSHFLQRVIEGEELLQMENEKESLFRQIYEPYIDPIEGIVAFIHDLHSNGVKLGVATSAPQANLDLILTKVPIRSHLGSIMASENVKKHKPDPEVYLTSAKNLGVEPDQCVVFEDSFSGVSAAINAGMRVVGVLSSHTKEELPPCNLYIENYREMTYQKIKALF